The Collibacillus ludicampi region GAAAGGGATACGTATGCTCTCTAAGGTTCCGATTGTTCCAGGCATGTACAATGGGATCCAGGCGTTTACACAAGTCCGACACCGTTGATTTTGAGAACTCTGTTCCACACAATTCCTCCGTAATTTTGGCTACCTTACGGGTGGAGACCCCATTGACCACCATTTCCATTAAGGCTAAGACGAGAGCTTGTTCACTCCGCTGATAGCGCATGAAAAGGTCTGTAGAGAATTGACCATTCCGGAGTCTTGGAACGCGAAGCGTGAGCGTCCCTACTCGTGTAGTGAGAGTATGGGGGAGTGTACCATTCCGGTATCCTTGACGTTCTTCGGTACGCTCATACGGAGCTGCTTTCAGCTGTTCTGTAACCTGGGCCTGAAGGACCTGATTCAATACTTGCTCGATTAATCGAGCTACCGCTTCATCCCTCTGAAATAAACCGTGCAAAATTTCATCATTTAGGTTAATCTGATATTGAGCCATTTTCCATTCCTCCTTAGTAGATTAGTCGCCAACCTTATTCTACCAAAGAGGAAGCGAAATGGCTCAATTTTTGCTAGATTACTGAACCATTTTTACACAGTATATCGGACTCAACTCATGAGTCTGCATTTCTTGAGAAATGATCACCGTTAAGTTTATTGAAAGTAGTGACTATATCCCCTTTAGTTGGTAAATTTGGTTCTAGTGATATAATTTCCAGGAATCGATATCAAGTTCCTGTTTACACTTACGATTATTTGTGATAGCGTTCTCATTAACCCACCTTACATAAATCCCCGTAAATATAATCTCAATCTTTCGCTTTACTATCACTCGTGATACGGTTCACCGATCTTCACCTAAACACATAGTTGATTATGAACATAAGGTTTTCATTAATAATATACCACCCTTATTGGAATGGCCCTGTTAAAGGACGTGAGCAATCACGTCTTTTTTGATTTCATACATAAAACAATCCTTCCAATTGCCTCTCATAACAAAAGAAAAGCACCATCTACCACAGATGGTGATTGAATAGAGAATTACTTATTTATAACCACTAGTGTTGCATAAATTATAACTGAATTTTCTGCGTTTTAATCTAATGCTATTTTAACAAAATAAGGACAGAGCACGTTAAAGGTAGCCCCGCCCATTTGGTATAATATGTATATTCTAAAAAGAAAGGGTTCCGTTACTGTCCTGTATTCTGGCATGCCGATTCATTGCTGAGATCTCTTACCTTCGCCTTTTTTTCGATGATCTATTGTACTTGAACCATTCTATGTAATCGCACCATAAGAAGGCCTTTAGACTTCGAAGCAACTCCAATAAGCTTTTGGTAGTTTGAATTTGCATCTTCATTAGAATCATCAGACAATAGGTGATCAAAGCAAGATACACTTGGTTCCAAACCGCCGTTTCGGAGAGACCATAAAACGTTTTGATTCTCAAATGTTGTTTCATCCATTTAAAAAACAATTCGATTGCCCATCGTGTACGATATATGTCACTGATCTCTTCTGCTGACAAATCAAAACAGTTGGTAATAATTCTTATGTCATTGCCCTGTGAATCCTTTGCCTCGACCAGTCGAAGTACGTGATCCATGGGCTTTTGAGGGGATCCTAGCAACACTTTTGTGTCCGCAAGGACAGGACTCTCATGAAGCACTTGAGATTCCAGAAGGTAGAACGTTGCATTGTCCTTCAAACGGGTAACAAAGCCTATTCCCCTACGGCAATAATCATCAAATTTCTTGTAATCGACATAACCACGATCAAACACATAGATGGCTTCCGAATCATCAATCAAGGAATCCATTTGTGTGATGTCATTAGGCTTCGCCGTCGTTAGACGAATCTGTTCAGGATAGACTTCATCATGATCGACAAATGCCAAGCTCACGTGGATTTTTATTCCCGCTTTGGTTTTCCGAAAGCTCGCCCAGCGGTATTTTGATAAACATAAACTGATCGTAGTTGAGTCTATGATTTTGTATGGCTTCCGCCCGGCAGGGTTAGCAGCCATGCATTGGATTTTTCCAACTAAAGAAAAAAACAGATGAGCGAGTAGATCGGTATCCACCTGACGGTGTTTCCGTGAAAGTTGCGAATAGCTGATGGAATCTAATTGCAAGAATTCTTGCATATGAGGATTCAAGATATCTGCCGCAACGGCACGTAAACTTTCACGTTTTTGCAAGATGGCGTGCAGAAATAACAGGACGTAAGATTTCGTAGTAAGCTTCTTAGCGTATTTATCTTGTTGGTTTTGATCTACTTTTTCTTGAAAATTACACTGAAAAAGTGGTTCAACCCATTTACCAAATGCCGAAAGTAGGGTATCCTTATCCTTGTCCATAAGTGTATTTCCTTTCAATGGATTTGGACAGGACTACCTGACCTCTCCATTGTAAAGGATTTTTTTATTTAAGAGATGAAAAAAATAATAGAAGAATATTCTGAATTAATTAATGCAACACTAGTGATTTATAACTTTAGTATCAACAGAATGAGCACTGTTCAACTTATCAAAGTAAGGTTGTATTTCCTTTTTGATTTGCTCATATTTCTTTTGGTCTTCGGCACTTAAACGTTCAGGATGCAGATTCCCATGTATATCTGCCATCTTTACATTGTAATAAGCCATATCTTTAAGCAGTAGTATAAATTGCCCAAATTCCTCCGCACTCAACGTTGATTTTGCTCGTTGGAGTTTCGATTCTAAATGTTCGTAACCTTTTTGATTTCCACCAGCTTGAATGAAGTTTTCTTTAGAACCATATACTTGGTCGACGAGATAAGAATACGCGAACGCCCCTGATGGAATCAAAAACACTGCAACCAATGCTCCTGCTATCAATCGTTTTTTCATTTTAGCTCCTCCATTTTTAAACTCAATCCTACTTAGAATTTTTTCCTTCAATTCGGCTGATGGTTTAATCTTCTGAGCATTTTCCTGTAAGACACTACGAATTTGATTTTCAAAATTCATGTTGATTCTCCACCTTTCTTAAAAGATTTACTGAACTCTCCTTTTTTTGCCGTAGTTTTGTTAAAGCTGAATTGATTCTAGATTTCACCGTTCCTAGTGGAATATCAAGAATCTTCGCGACTTCCTCCTGTGAATAGTCGTTCAGATAATGAAGGATAATCACTTGCTTTAATTTGAACGGTAGATGCTGGATTGTATTAAGTAACTGTTCATTCGACAGGTTATCTACAACTCCATCGGAAAAATCAGGTTCAATTAAGATTTGGGGTTGTTCCATGTTTTTATTTGTAATTCGAAATCGCATCCACTTCTTTCTGCGATTGGAATTAACCTGCCGAATCACAATTCCCATTAACCATGAATGAAAAGATTTGGTTATATCAAATCTGGCTAGAGATTTGTGTAGTTGAATGTAAATCTCCTGTACCACATCCTCTAAATCCGATTTGTCCTCGAGCAAAAAATGAACGGTTTTGTAAACATTCCCAATCGTTTGTTCATAAATCTCACTAAAGGCTTCTCGATCACCAGCTAATGAAAGGCTGACGAGTTGATTAAGTTCATTCGAATTATTCATCCATCACTCCCCCTCAAACTTTTCACACTATATTGGCCTGAAACAGAAATATCGTTCGATTTTTTTTATCAAAAAGTGACTTCACGAAAACAAAATATTCAACTTGTTGTTTTTGCATTGTAATTCTCCAATCACCTAGGCTTCCATAATATACCTAATAGAGTGGGGGTATGAGAATATTCTTCGTCCTATTTTCTGTAATTTTTAATACTTTCGGTAAATTTCTTTTCGTAGCCTTAGCACCATTGGGAATATACGTTGCCTGTGTAGCAGATGGGCCTATTGGTTGGATAGTTGGCGCAGTAATATTTATTTTTTTCGCGCTGTGAAACGATAAGGAGGTATACAATATGCTTCAATCGAAGATAGCTATGATCTCCTCAAACCCTAAACTAGTAGGTAAACTGTGTGATCTTATTGGTTCAATGCCGAATATTGACTTTTCAACTATGGGTGGACTTTTCTTTTGGGACACATTAGCCGAGTCAGGTGGATGGAAACTTCAAAAGAATAAATTTACTGATCACTGCAGACTTCTCGATCCGAACAATATTAGAAGGGCTTGGGGATCAGAGAGAGCAATGATGAGCGCCTTGGAGAAGTTGCACTCTACTACTGCTTCCAATAGTCAGACAAGTAAATCGGATAGTAGGAAAGTTTATTGTCCAGAATGTGGTGAGAGAGTACCAGAAGGTAAGTTTTGTAAGGAATGCGGATCGAGGATGGAATAGTTCTACGGGTTTTATACTTTAAAAAACAATTGGAAAGAGCCTCTCTAAAACGGAGGCTCTAAAATTTGTGTCACTTATGATACGGTTCGCCACCTCTCTAAAAAAAGAACCTTCAATCCAAAGATTGATCAAAAGATCTGTGTTAAATCCCCAATTTATTCCATATAACTGTTTATTTCAATCATTTCCTTTTCAATCTCTTTATCATAGAAACGATTGTCCATAGATGAAAAAATGATGTGTTAACTTTTTTATTCAATTCCTTTGTTTCTACATCCAAAGGATTAACTATAGACCAGTTCTTTTTCGGTTAGACCAAGCGTCTGCGCCGTAGAAGTATGAATTTCTTGCAAAAGATCTGGATTTTCCACGAGTGACACGCCATAAGAAGGAATCATTTCTTTTATTTTCATTTCCCACTCCATCATATGTTGCGGGAAACATTTTTCTAATACCTCCAGCATAACATGAACGACAGTAGAAGCACCCGGAGAAGCGCCGAGCAACGCAGCGATCGATCCATCAGCGGCACATACAACTTCCGTACCAAATTGAAGTGTTCCTTTACCGCCTTCCTTTGTATCTTTGATCACTTGCACACGTTGGCCAGCTACCACGATATCCCAATCTTCACTTTTGGCGGTCGGAATAAACTCACGCAATTCTTCCATGCGCTGTTCATTCGATAACATCACTTGCTGGATCAGATACTTTGTCAATGCCATCTCTTTTATACCTGCCGCCAACATCGTCAAGATATTATCCAGTTTTATGGAACGGATCAAATCAAAATATGAACCCGTTTTCAAGAATTTTGGTGAGAAGCCGGCAAACGGTCCAAACAGCAATGTTTTTTGGTTTTCAATATATCTTGTATCAAGATGGGGAACAGACATTGGAGGAGCACCAACCTTAGCTTTACCGTATACTTTTGCATGGTGCATGGCTACGACTTTCGGATTTTTACATACCATAAACAGTCCGCTTACTGGGAATCCTCCAATATGTTTTGACTCAGGAATACCGGTTTTTTGCAACAAAGGCAGACTTCCGCCCCCCGCGCCGATAAAAACGAATTTTGCCGTATGGTATTCGATTTCACCGCTAACGAGATCATGCACTTTCACTTTCCACGAGCCGTCGCTCGCACGTTTAATATCCTTCACTTGATGCTTGTAGTTGATCTCGACGTTTTTACGCTTCAAGTGGTCAAACAACATGCGTGTTAATGCACCAAAGTTGACATCTGTTCCAGAGTCGATTCTCGTGGCCGCAATCGGTTCATTCACTTTACGGCCTTCCATGATAAGCGGAAACCATTCCCTCAATTTTGCAGGGTCATCAGAAAATTCCATACCTTTAAACAAGGGGATGTTTGAAAGCGCTTCAAAACGTTTTTTCAAAAACGCTACATTCTTTTCCCCTTGTACGAAGCTCATATGAGGGATTGGCATGATAAAGTCCTTCGGATTCCGAATCAGATTTCTGTTTACAAGATAAGACCAAAACTGTTTTGAAAGCTGAAATTGTTCATTCACTTTAATAGCTTTGCGAATATCGATAGATCCGTCAGATTTTTCGGGGGTATAGTTCAGCTCGCATAGTGCAGCATGTCCCGTACCTGCATTATTCCACTCGTTTGAGCTTTCTTTACCTGCCATTGCGAGTTTCTCAAACACTTTGATTTCCCATTCCGGTGCTAACTCTTTCAGCAATGTTCCCAAAGTCGCGCTCATGATTCCAGCACCAATTAAGATAACGTCTGTTTTATTCTCGTTGCTCATGATCCTCTTCCTTTTCCCCTATATTTGTTAAAAAAGAGTAGGCACTCCTGCTTAGGCGTTACAAAAGGAGGGCCTCCACCTCGGAACGCGCCTTCTGTCTCAATTAGACCATATCATAATCTATTATGATATTTATCGATTCAAATATCTACTATAATCTGATGGTAATCATCCAATTAGGGGCTGGTTAAGATGAGGAGTCCGTCTACAAGGGCCTGGGAACACACAATACCAAAGCCTTAACCCATCTTCTTGCAAGGGTTAAGGCTTTTATACTGACCACATGTGATTCCAGACACACTCTTGGTTATCTTGAGTATAGGATCAAAAGGGGGCATTTTTATATGTTTGTTTGCGTATCAAGAGATGGTAAACAATCGTCAAGATGCGATGGGCGACAGCCACAGCGGCGCGGTTTGCCCTTCTTCGAGCGTCGATACGGTGATAGAGACTAGACAATAGGTATTCCATGTACGAGCGGCTGCCTTTCAAGCACTATTTCAAACTTCCGCTTTACGATCACTTATGATACGGTTCACCTGAGTGGTTGTGGTAAAGCAGACCATTTTCACACACTCTTCTCTCAAACACGATGTAACGTATTGTCCTATAAAATATCAACCGATCGTTTATAAAGCTCCTGCTTGAGAAATCGATAAAGCTTTGAGCTTGCCAGCTTCAATGGATATTCTGATGTTTTGCAGAGGATGCCGAAAGTCATATCTATGAGACTACCGTTGATAGTCCGTACCGTGGTTCCTATAGGAACTGTCTTCAATACAGTATTTGGAACAAGGGCAATACCTAATCCGCTTTCGACATAGTATTTCAAAGCCGTCATACTCCCTATCTCCATCGTGTCTAATGAAATGTTCCCTGATTCCTGCAACACCATCTCAAGTTTTCTGCGGTACGGACAGGTTGCTGAAGTAATGAGAAGACGATGTCCCCGAATATCATCCGGCGCAATAACCTCTTTTTGAGCAAGCGGATGGTTCTCCGGCATCAAGACCACAAACTCTTCCTTAAATAACGGTTCAAAATAAAGATCAGAACCCAGATCGGGCGCCGAGCAAAGAGCCATATCAAGGTCCCCTTTGAGAAGTCGTTCACTCAACGTTGGCGTATTTGCAATGTCCACGGAGATACGGATTTTCGGATAGTGAGATAAAAACCTCTTCAAGATATCAGGTAATCGATAGCTGGCAGTTGGCTCCGTAACCCCTAAACGAATATTTCCCGCTTCACCTAATCGAATATTAGACAAGTTCGTTAGCAATTGCTCCATATTCTTTACAATTTGCAAACTTTGTTCGTAAAACAGTCTTCCGGCTTCTGTTAACCGAATTTTTTTCCCGCGTTCGATCAACTGAACGCCCAAGTCGGATTCAAGTTTTTGGATTTGCATCGTGACTGTGGATTGAGCATAATTCATTTCTTCAGCTGCACGGATAAAGCTCCCGAAGTTCACTATCATTTGAAACGTTTTTAATGTTTTAA contains the following coding sequences:
- a CDS encoding IS4 family transposase — translated: MDKDKDTLLSAFGKWVEPLFQCNFQEKVDQNQQDKYAKKLTTKSYVLLFLHAILQKRESLRAVAADILNPHMQEFLQLDSISYSQLSRKHRQVDTDLLAHLFFSLVGKIQCMAANPAGRKPYKIIDSTTISLCLSKYRWASFRKTKAGIKIHVSLAFVDHDEVYPEQIRLTTAKPNDITQMDSLIDDSEAIYVFDRGYVDYKKFDDYCRRGIGFVTRLKDNATFYLLESQVLHESPVLADTKVLLGSPQKPMDHVLRLVEAKDSQGNDIRIITNCFDLSAEEISDIYRTRWAIELFFKWMKQHLRIKTFYGLSETAVWNQVYLALITYCLMILMKMQIQTTKSLLELLRSLKAFLWCDYIEWFKYNRSSKKRRR
- a CDS encoding DUF3600 domain-containing protein; this translates as MNFENQIRSVLQENAQKIKPSAELKEKILSRIEFKNGGAKMKKRLIAGALVAVFLIPSGAFAYSYLVDQVYGSKENFIQAGGNQKGYEHLESKLQRAKSTLSAEEFGQFILLLKDMAYYNVKMADIHGNLHPERLSAEDQKKYEQIKKEIQPYFDKLNSAHSVDTKVINH
- a CDS encoding sigma-70 family RNA polymerase sigma factor: MNNSNELNQLVSLSLAGDREAFSEIYEQTIGNVYKTVHFLLEDKSDLEDVVQEIYIQLHKSLARFDITKSFHSWLMGIVIRQVNSNRRKKWMRFRITNKNMEQPQILIEPDFSDGVVDNLSNEQLLNTIQHLPFKLKQVIILHYLNDYSQEEVAKILDIPLGTVKSRINSALTKLRQKKESSVNLLRKVENQHEF
- a CDS encoding zinc ribbon domain-containing protein; its protein translation is MLQSKIAMISSNPKLVGKLCDLIGSMPNIDFSTMGGLFFWDTLAESGGWKLQKNKFTDHCRLLDPNNIRRAWGSERAMMSALEKLHSTTASNSQTSKSDSRKVYCPECGERVPEGKFCKECGSRME
- a CDS encoding malate:quinone oxidoreductase; translated protein: MSNENKTDVILIGAGIMSATLGTLLKELAPEWEIKVFEKLAMAGKESSNEWNNAGTGHAALCELNYTPEKSDGSIDIRKAIKVNEQFQLSKQFWSYLVNRNLIRNPKDFIMPIPHMSFVQGEKNVAFLKKRFEALSNIPLFKGMEFSDDPAKLREWFPLIMEGRKVNEPIAATRIDSGTDVNFGALTRMLFDHLKRKNVEINYKHQVKDIKRASDGSWKVKVHDLVSGEIEYHTAKFVFIGAGGGSLPLLQKTGIPESKHIGGFPVSGLFMVCKNPKVVAMHHAKVYGKAKVGAPPMSVPHLDTRYIENQKTLLFGPFAGFSPKFLKTGSYFDLIRSIKLDNILTMLAAGIKEMALTKYLIQQVMLSNEQRMEELREFIPTAKSEDWDIVVAGQRVQVIKDTKEGGKGTLQFGTEVVCAADGSIAALLGASPGASTVVHVMLEVLEKCFPQHMMEWEMKIKEMIPSYGVSLVENPDLLQEIHTSTAQTLGLTEKELVYS
- a CDS encoding LysR family transcriptional regulator, with amino-acid sequence MDLKTLKTFQMIVNFGSFIRAAEEMNYAQSTVTMQIQKLESDLGVQLIERGKKIRLTEAGRLFYEQSLQIVKNMEQLLTNLSNIRLGEAGNIRLGVTEPTASYRLPDILKRFLSHYPKIRISVDIANTPTLSERLLKGDLDMALCSAPDLGSDLYFEPLFKEEFVVLMPENHPLAQKEVIAPDDIRGHRLLITSATCPYRRKLEMVLQESGNISLDTMEIGSMTALKYYVESGLGIALVPNTVLKTVPIGTTVRTINGSLIDMTFGILCKTSEYPLKLASSKLYRFLKQELYKRSVDIL